Genomic window (Oculatellaceae cyanobacterium):
TGGAGTGTAGAGCATAAATTACCCTTTGATGTACCAATATTGGCTTCTCAACTATTAGCCAGATTACAAACACTAGCTTCAACACTTACTTCCACAGGTTTTGGCTTAGTTTTAGGTACATTTAATGGATTTTTAGACTTTATTTTAGTTTTGGTAATTTCTTTTTATATGTTGATAGATGCTGAAAGAGTTTGGCAGAATTTTACAGGTATTTTCTCTCCTATAATTCAATCAAGTTTAACAGATACTCTTGCCAGAAATTTGCAAAGGTTTGTTACAGGTCAATTATTGCTAGGTTTATTTATGTCAGTGGCATTGACACTAGCGTTTTTTGTTTTGCAAGTTCCATTCTTTCTGTTATTTGCTGTTTTTATCGGAGTAATGGAGATTATTCCATTTATAGGAGCAAGTTTAGGAATTACTATTGTGACTGTTATAGTAATTTTTATTAACTGGTGGTTAGCTTTAAAGGTGTTAGTAGTTGCGATCGCACTGCAACAGGTTAAAGATAATTTAGTAGCTCCCCGTATAATGGGTAATTTGACAGGTTTATCACCTGTAATAATATTTGTGTCATTACTACTAGGAGCCAAATTAGGTGGAATATTAGGAGTAATTTTAGCAATTCCACTCACTGGTGTATTTAAGAGTCTGGCGGAAATTGTTTTAGATCCGACACTACCACCTCAAACCGGATCATTTTTTCACAATCCTTTTAAAAAGGATTCTCTTAAGGATATCAATACATCAATTAATTTAGTAATTACAGATTCCTCTGTAGAAAGTTCTAAATAATGTAGAGACGCGATATATCGTGCTTTCAAAAAATGTTTACTCCCTTCCCACCTAAAGAATACCTATTTTAAAAACCGCCAAGACGCAAAGAACGCCAAGGAAGAAGAAGAATATAATCGGTAATCTTTTAATGGGAAGGGAGTAGTATATTCAATTGTCCACATTCTTACCTTTTAGCGATCAATAATATTGTAAAGCTTGAGTTTTAGATAGTCGTTCGTTATCTTCTGCTGACTCCATCAGCTTGACTAAACCATAGTTTTCTAGAATTTCCTCAATTTGAGCAAATTCAGAAATGGGAATTTGTACAGCAATAGGTTGCTGATTTTCGTCAAAAACATAATACTTGTGAATTTCAAGCATTTTAGTGTTTCTAAAAAGTGCAATCCAGTCGAAAAGGCGCACATTAATTATATGTGCGCCCAAAAGTAAAAGTTAACGGCAACAATGCTAAATTAACTTGATTGTGCAGTTA
Coding sequences:
- a CDS encoding AI-2E family transporter — protein: MNRYFSPFQQFLITWLLILLTGWLTVLTLSYVGELISILLTAGLIAFLLNYAVVILEPFLPRSIAALLVYLLAGVVVVLIGLTLVPPVFNQGGQLLTNFPSLLDSARQQLSLFQSWSVEHKLPFDVPILASQLLARLQTLASTLTSTGFGLVLGTFNGFLDFILVLVISFYMLIDAERVWQNFTGIFSPIIQSSLTDTLARNLQRFVTGQLLLGLFMSVALTLAFFVLQVPFFLLFAVFIGVMEIIPFIGASLGITIVTVIVIFINWWLALKVLVVAIALQQVKDNLVAPRIMGNLTGLSPVIIFVSLLLGAKLGGILGVILAIPLTGVFKSLAEIVLDPTLPPQTGSFFHNPFKKDSLKDINTSINLVITDSSVESSK